The Helianthus annuus cultivar XRQ/B chromosome 16, HanXRQr2.0-SUNRISE, whole genome shotgun sequence genome includes a window with the following:
- the LOC110925731 gene encoding F-box/kelch-repeat protein At3g06240, with amino-acid sequence MWTKKTKGDEVPFSLIESEILPRVAAKSDIGRCRCVCKQWKSFLSTPTFGKMHLRLHGTTIDDYKVVILDGPTLCTLCPSKPNQQAYILSSLDGLVCLGLPESSQLVFWNPFTGVSRKLASNPHSPFDYSASCHDADVVGFYKDSSSNDYKLLYLSCGGYFGAYIYSHTSDTWREIKIDFDADICDAWSPATLCGQCLYFAVSAYIHAQRQMHWWIICFDVETETFRKICCPPLPDDDDIRSYCATLVLLNGFLHLYVSYTIFINDICSKQCNLWRMMDADGWVKVVAFCDPLDEDNFTMQQRICTASTGSWLAVLDEDNNSFTKINSEDFITHYRHFSSPSFEYTSRRAIYVETLVSPYP; translated from the coding sequence ATGTGGACTAAGAAGACGAAGGGTGATGAGGTTCCATTTAGTTTAATTGAATCTGAGATACTACCAAGAGTTGCGGCTAAGTCAGACATAGGTCGTTGCAGGTGTGTTTGCAAACAGTGGAAATCGTTTTTATCGACACCTACCTTCGGCAAGATGCACCTCCGGCTTCACGGAACCACCATCGACGACTATAAAGTTGTCATACTTGACGGACCCACCTTATGCACGCTTTGCCCTTCTAAGCCTAACCAACAAGCGTATATCTTATCAAGCTTGGATGGATTGGTATGTTTAGGCTTACCGGAATCTTCTCAGCTAGTTTTTTGGAATCCATTTACAGGCGTCTCCAGGAAGTTGGCGTCTAACCCGCATAGTCCTTTTGACTACTCTGCTTCCTGTCACGATGCTGATGTTGTCGGTTTCTACAAGGACTCTTCTTCTAACGATTACAAACTTTTATATTTGTCTTGCGGGGGTTACTTTGGGGCTTATATCTATTCCCACACATCGGATACATGGAGAGAGATCAAGATTGATTTTGATGCTGATATCTGCGACGCTTGGTCTCCTGCTACTTTATGTGGCCAATGCCTTTATTTCGCAGTGTCAGCTTATATACACGCTCAAAGGCAAATGCATTGGTGGATTATCTGTTTTGATGTGGAGACCGAGACTTTTAGGAAAATATGTTGTCCCCCTCTTCCGGATGATGATGATATTAGGAGTTATTGTGCAACTTTAGTCCTTCTCAATGGATTCCTCCACCTGTATGTATCCTATACCATATTTATAAATGACATATGCTCCAAGCAGTGCAATCTGTGGAGGATGATGGACGCTGATGGGTGGGTGAAGGTGGTTGCTTTCTGTGACCCACTAGATGAGGATAACTTTACTATGCAGCAGCGTATATGCACAGCGAGTACTGGCAGTTGGCTTGCCGTTTTGGATGAGGATAACAATTCTTTCACAAAGATCAACTCTGAGGACTTCATAACACACTATCGCCATTTTTCTTCTCCGAGTTTTGAGTATACATCTAGGCGAGCGATATATGTTGAGACTCTTGTATCACCATATCCCTGA
- the LOC110923724 gene encoding F-box protein CPR1, which translates to MSACIPFEIQGEIMKKFPVKSLIRFRSVSKPWKSLINSSEFITDHSINQTQPHHLLIKYTAYSKDRYVSIVDDDSSRHHKFSPAVPSTVKPLWHPSVLGCSHGLVSLLVRSKGLIVFWNPSIRKSVDIVLPDGNYAFVFGVCPKTIDPKIVKFSPTNEAEVFTLSSGAWRSISMNLRPPHESLRFRAGNTVVIDGVIHRINYDYEFECHHRIITYDLTSDEFEEVDLPDGLQSRKNLDISKLKESVVVLEYYYAMEQVCDIWMMRKNGVQQSSFTKLFSVNVVLHSIIGFRKNGQLILGGGGELKVYEPGSEHMNSLGIYGWHFKVASYTESLLLLNHPAVTKTT; encoded by the coding sequence ATGTCCGCCTGCATTCCTTTCGAAATCCAAGGGGAAATCATGAAAAAGTTTCCAGTCAAATCACTGATCAGGTTCAGATCGGTTtcaaaaccatggaagtctttgATCAATAGCTCGGAATTTATCACTGATCACAGCATCAACCAGACTCAACCGCATCATCTACTGATAAAGTACACAGCATATTCTAAGGACAGATATGTTTCGATTGTTGATGATGACAGTTCCCGGCATCACAAGTTTTCTCCTGCGGTTCCCTCTACTGTTAAGCCACTTTGGCATCCATCTGTGCTCGGTTGCTCTCACGGATTGGTGAGTTTGCTCGTGCGTTCGAAGGGATTGATTGTTTTTTGGAATCCATCAATTAGGAAATCTGTTGATATAGTATTGCCAGACGGAAACTATGCTTTTGTTTTCGGGGTTTGTCCTAAAACTATTGACCCTAAGATAGTTAAATTTTcacctaccaatgaggcagaagTTTTTACATTAAGTTCTGGCGCTTGGAGAAGCATATCAATGAATCTGCGTCCGCCTCATGAATCATTGCGATTTAGGGCCGGTAATACGGTAGTTATAGATGGGGTTATTCATCGGATTAATTATGATTATGAATTTGAATGTCATCATAGGATCATTACATATGATTTGACAAGTGATGAATTTGAAGAAGTAGATCTTCCGGATGGTTTACAAAGCCGTAAAAATCTGGATATATCTAAGCTCAAGGAGTCTGTTGTTGTGCTTGAATACTACTATGCAATGGAACAAGTTTGTGACATATGGATGATGCGGAAAAATGGTGTTCAACAATCCTCGTTTACAAAGCTATTTAGTGTTAACGTTGTGCTTCATAGTATAATTGGATTTAGGAAGAACGGCCAACTGATACTTGGAGGTGGTGGTGAACTTAAAGTTTATGAACCCGGCTCAGAACACATGAATAGTCTTGGGATTTATGGTTGGCACTTCAAGGTGGCCTCCTACACAGAGTCCCTACTTCTGCTTAATCACCCTGCAGTGACGAAGACGACGTAA